From Chloroflexota bacterium, a single genomic window includes:
- the ndhC gene encoding NAD(P)H-quinone oxidoreductase subunit 3: protein MLDNWLYIGLFIIAAILIPAVAVILPRWVAPRKPNAIKQETYECGMETVGDAWVQFKVQYYIFALVFLIFDIETVFLFPWAVAYDKLPMFAVMEGVIFIAILLAGLMYAWRKGALEWA, encoded by the coding sequence ATGCTTGATAATTGGCTTTATATTGGTTTGTTTATTATTGCAGCCATTTTGATTCCAGCGGTGGCCGTAATACTGCCCAGGTGGGTTGCGCCGCGTAAACCGAATGCTATAAAGCAAGAAACGTATGAGTGTGGTATGGAAACGGTTGGTGATGCCTGGGTACAGTTTAAAGTTCAGTATTATATTTTTGCGTTGGTATTTCTGATTTTTGATATCGAAACCGTATTTTTGTTTCCGTGGGCCGTCGCGTATGACAAGTTGCCCATGTTCGCGGTTATGGAGGGGGTTATTTTTATCGCCATTCTATTGGCAGGTTTAATGTATGCGTGGCGGAAGGGCGCATTAGAGTGGGCGTAA